CAGTATGTCAGCTTGTTTAAGCATGGGCATATAACAGACAATTTAAACAAATTCATTATAAGTAAACAAAAGCTACAAGGTGCACATAGTAGTAAAAGTGTAAGTGTTGGTGTCTGTCATGTCACTGGTACGATGGAACTCCAGAAACATGGAATACAAAACCATAAAACTCCAACTACGTGCCACCAACTAAAGACTCTGTAAATTAAACTAACAAATGCAGTTAGTCCAAAGGCTCATGTCCCCTGACTAGCCGGGAGCTATGAGCAATGAACAGACTTATGGGTTACGGTTTAGATGTTAGCCTTCCCAAATTTCTCTTTTATCAAGGAAAAAGAATAACAATTCAGGATATATATATCGGCTCCAAGAATCAAGTCAAAACCACCTGAATACTTTTGTAATATCTGGGAGATCTGCTCAGAATTTCCCCATTCTAGTTTCTCAGCTGCTAATCCTGCACACACATAGAAGAAAAATATAAACCAGATTCTCTGCATAATATCCACCTTATCTATACTTTATTCTCTCACCAGCACTCACCAGCACAGTATTCAGGGTTATCAGATGCTGCATGTAGCTCTATATTTTTATTCAAGATCTGAGAAACAAAAAACTAGTCAAATAAAGAATACCATAGATGGCCAATCAAATGTCCTAGCATTATTATTTTAATATCATGGCCTTGCCTTGAGCACTTCTTCATTGTGATCTGTTAAAACAACTTGTCTGCAAAACCTGCTGCATAGTATCCCAGTAATACCTGTATTTAAGAAAACAAACAGATCAAACCAAGTCTGAATCAGATAATATGACAGCAAATCGGAAATCATTTACTCATCTAGATATGACAGCAAAGTCAGACAAGTCTGGTGTTTGCAACAAACAGTGAAATGATCAATATGTACTTGTGAAGATTAAATGGTCACACAGTTTCTGATTGTAGTGATGATGATGTTGATGATGAATTGCCAAGATAACTTGAGGATTGTGATCTAAACCTTGAACAATTTGAACACTGATAAACTCTGTGGAGTGAACCTAACAATTTGATCCAATTGATACTTGTCAAAATAGATGCATTCTAAGTAGGGAGCATACAGAACCATAGATATGCAACGTGCTATCGTGTGTGCGAATGAGTATTTTACACACAACCACCATCCATATAATAAAAACATACGTGGTAACCAGAGTTACTAAGGGCATTTTCTCTAATTATGATAACGTAATGTTTACAAATATCAAAATAAAATAAAAAAATAATTAAAAAAAACAATGCTCAGAAGACCTGTGTTCGATGAATGAAAATCATTCAACTTTTAAACGAGCAGCCGATGTTTTTGCAGTCATCTGACTGAATAATTATGGTATATGTCAAAAAGCTATGGAGAACTAAAATAAATGAAAACTTACTGCAAATAATAAACAAATTATATTTTAGTCAACTGAAACAAAACTTGTGCACAACACATTAGCCGTATGACCTTCCTCCAACACTCACAAGGCAAAAGGTGATTTCATGAATTCAACCCCACCCCTGCCTATTTCCAAACCCACTAAACATAGTCATTGCTATATATCTTTTGTTAACGTTCAGTACTTTTAAGACACCATATAAGAGGCTTAAGAAATTCCTTGTGCAGAAAAGGAAGGGAACTCTTAGACTACTGCTTACCAACCCCAGATCCTAACTCAAGAATGCTGCATCCTTGCAGAATCTCTGCATTCTTAGAAAGGTAATCATTCAACAGCATTGCTCCTGGCCACACCAACTGCCCTGTAAGATCAAAATCAGCTGTTCCAAGAAGAGTTAGAATTACAAGTTGAGGCAAGGAACAAATAAAAGGATAACTAACAAAGGCCATAGGACATAAAATTTTAATATGGGATGCATGTTATATACAGCAGGATATTATATGAACAGTAGGGAAAGATATGGGAAGACATTCTTTGTAAGACTTCACCTCAGAGGTCTAAAATCAAAGCATGCACAGGAGACCACCTCACCTTCGATATTTGACCAAGGGATTCTTCAATCTCCGATTCCATTTTGCTGACAACCATGAAATAAAAACCGAACTCTAACAGACACCTCCAACATATTAAAGAGTATTTCGCTAAGATGGCAGAAACATATTTTTAAATTCCATCGTTTGACTCCCTACGTTTGAGTGTCCCAAAGAATGAAAGAAAGGCACCAGCAACCGCTTATGCATCGAGATGAATAATAGCACCAGCCGTAACTGTAAGAAATGCTACATACGGAATCGCCTTATCAATATTTTGGATACTACAATTTACAGAAAATGAAACTTCTAAAACATTTATGTTTGAAAGGAATTGGAAATGATGTTCAAACTATCTATAGTTCATCGGTAACACATCCATATCAACACCAGAAGTTCTCTTTCACATAGAAAATCATGTTTTCATGGTGAGGAATTAAACATAAATCATGGCCCTCAATTAGAGGTTGAGAAGAATACAAGGTCACCAGATGTTACTGTAATTTTTTTTATAGATGGAAAACTTGCCATTCAGAAGGAAACTAGAAAAATTTACAATGGATGAGTTTGCTTCACTGTCAGCGGTGCGTGCTTGTTTCCTTCAACAGGGGATACTAGAGGATGGAATGGAGAAAATATAGGGGTAATTTCAATGCAACTGTTATAGCAGATGTCTTTGCAAAAACCTGAATCTCGTAGAGGTTCCTCTTAAGTTCAAGAGCTTGGTTGGTTGGTGTGTATACGACTCAAGTGAGTATAAGAAGAGGCAAGAAAGGTAAAACTTGGGATGAAGGACTGGAAAAGGACTGTCGGAAAGTTGTGGTAAGTTGATACAACGAAAGTCTGTGTCTGTACTCTTATTCTTTGAAAGTGAACTTGTTCTCCACTACAATTGTATTTCTTTCGGTTAATAGCATTTCAATTTCGTCTCTGAACAGTAGGACCTCTTTGCCAATCAGTAACTAAATAGCCATTGAGTTTTACACTAAAAGCTTTTCTTGGGTAAGACGTTGTTCAGAATCAAATCACAACATAAATAAATGAGAAAACTAACTGGATAATTTAGGGTTTAGGGTAACAATTGGAATCTGAGATTGGAGGAGGAAAGAACTTACTGGAAGCAGATTGGAGGCAGAGGAGTTGAAGAACTTGAGAGCCAAATGTGAAAGTGGTGAGCTGGTAACTGCATCATCAAACAAAACCCAACCCCATTTGAATTATTAGCATTTGAAATCAAACCGATCCTAGAATTAGAATAAAAAGAAGAGAGACGCTCTTTCTTACTTGTCATCGATGAAAAACGATTCTAAGCAGACTATGTCGTCGTCGTCTTCTCCTTCTCTTTCCATCTGATCTGCGTTCGTTCCCATACAGTCTGGACTCGTATGTATGTTTGGGACCCGTCTCTTTTCGGCACAGGTGAAGCCCAATACCTAGGACCTTGAGAAACGCTTTCAGCTTAGAACTATTTTTTTCAAGTTCAAGCAAAGCTCTATGCCTTGCTGTATGGCTTACACTCTCTAAATGCCATCGTTCTTTCATTTTGTTGCTTTAGGTCACGGTTAATAAGGCTTAGATTGACAATGAATTCACTCACATTAAAATATTTGTATGGATATATCTATTGATATCTTTTTTTGAGGGAAAGAGATGTTACTCTTGTTGGTGGACAACCCATTTATTAATAAGATCGTACAAAATCAAGCTTAAAGGTCACGAATGACTCTTATCTACATCCACTGCTTGAATGATTATACTAATAGTCAAATAAATCACCCTATAGGGGCAACAAATCTAAAATCGTACAAGGAAAATAAAGTCTAAAAAAGTACACACTCAATGCTAAACCAAAAATACGTCCAAAAAAATGGACATCCAAAACTAATTTATTCGACATAAACTCTAATTCTCAGCATCCGTTATGATTAGCTTGGGGCCTAGAGACCTTCATGGTGTACGCCTCCACCCGTTAGAACAATGAACAACCTTGGATTAGGACTACGTAATATGCCCGATCATAGTAATCCAAACCCTAAACTCTAGCCCAAACACAAATTGAGATAGAGAGAGGAGGGAAAATGGCCCATGCCCAAAAAGACCCAGCCCACTCCCACATATCCCTTCACAGCCCTCAACCCGTAGCCCTCAACCCGCTTGGACCAGGGAGCCGGATCGGGTACCAAAACGGACCACCATAGCTCCGCCGCCTTCAATCTATGTCCGGCGGTCTCTCCCTCACGAACCACATTACATCAAGAAGTCGGTGGACTTCGACCGACGTCGTGCACTCATAACCCCACGCCTTTACACAACGATGTCTCTAATCTCATATTGAAGCCTTGCCGGTCTTCCACCTCACCTGGAAAGCTTGAATCGCGCACACCCCACCGCCTACGAACTGCAATGCAGTAAACATCGACGCCCTTACTCTTGAATTTTCTTGAAACACTAGATCATATCCGGAGTCCCAAGCTGAAAAATCTTTGCCGCTCCAAAGGGACACCAAAGCCACCTCTTCCTCAGCTCACTTGCGTAGCCCGACACATGAGACGTCCTGCAGCAGTTGAAAGCCTCGTCGAGTCTTCGCCCCCTTGCTCTTGAAACCTAGGGTTTCGGTCTCTTTTTTTACGTATTTTTTTATCTATCGGTACTTTCAAAAAGGGAGATATCAGATATATCAAGGATACATAAGAGATACTGAGGAAAAATAAACAGAAATTCGGGAAGAAATTTTTTCTAAAATATTTAATTGATTAGATTTACATATAAATTGTACAAACATCAACTTCATCTATATATAGAAAAGAGACTCTAAGTGGTTGAAAAGACGCATGGTAGTTCACAAAAGTACAGTAGTTACACCAAAACATATAACCCATATAATACGAATTGTACTGTTGAATATAATAGTCCTATATATCTTTGAGTTGTCGACTGTTCCCCTTATATCTCTTTTCGAATATTGTTGAAGGTGATTTTTCTACACCCAAATTTTTTACATATATTTCTTTAATATATCGGAGATTTATCTTAAATATCAGAGATATTTGACGATATCGGAGATACGGTGGAAGATAAGATACTTACCCCTCTGATATATAGGTCACTCCAAAAAAGAAGATATCAGGGGATATATTGGATATATCATAGAGATTTTAATCCTTGCTCACATCTTCTTTCTTTTCATTCTTGCTTCTTTGGCGACATTTTGTCTTGTCGACCTTCCACACGCACGTGGTATGATGAACACGCGATCCGCTAGAATGTATAATACATGGCAAGCTAAGATATATTATTGAAATTTTGAATACATATTTATAAGACATTATGAAAAATGTTTAAATAGATAACAAGAATTATAAATGAAAATAAATTGCCCAATTTTCCTCTTTGACTTGATATTTTATAATAATAATAATAATAATAATAATAATAATAATAGAAATATTTCCAAGGGCCTCTTGTCGTCCGAAATGATTGTTTATTTCCGAGGGTATTTTGTTGCCCTCGCAAATAAAAAATCATTTTTGACAAAAGCATATTCTTCTCGAAAAAAGGTATAGGGTAAAATATTGTATAGTATTTGTGGTTTGAAGTCGACATCTGTTTAGTCCTTATGATTTTATTTTAATCTGAATAGTCTTTAAAGTCACGATTTTTCATCCAAATAGTCCTTATGTTTTTATTTTAATCTGAATAGTCCTTAAAGTTATGATTTTTCATCCAAATAGTCCTTATGGCCTTTAACTGAGAAAATGAATCGGAATGACTATTTGGATGAAAAATTATGACTTTAAAGACTCTTCGAAGGCTTTAAAATTTAAATGAGCTTGAAAAGTTACGAGTAGTCGAACTAGGGTTGACTCCGTCTAATTTTCAACATATGTTCACAAAGTTTTGCCACAACCTTAGAAGGGTTTGTTGATCGCCGATGACGGACTTACGTTAACTGCAACCCATGATTCACATTGAACTTCTTTCTCAGTGGTCTAATTAGTACACGAGCCTCCCATTCTGTTGAAGAATGAAAAAGATAGACATACTCACATACATATATATTTGGTTGAGAAAATGGTGGCAGGGTGAGCTACCACTCCGGGGCCAGGAGCAATATTAGGTATGACCTTTTTCTAAAGGATGTTTTGCACAAGCTAGGTTTGAACCAATGACCTCCTATTACTAAGAGAATCCTTACAACATCCGCTCCACTTACGGCCTAGCATACTTCCACTAGACCAACTCTATTGTGTTTTGGACATGTATATATTGTTGGAGGGGGAAGAGACTTTGTGGAAATGAATAAATGTAGTATGATATTTATAAAGAGTTTTGTTGATTTTTAAAATATTTTTATTTAATTTTGAGTATAATTTAGTTGAAATAATTATGAGCCATCAAATATGAATCTTACCGTCTTAAGTATGTATAAGTTCGCATTAAAAAAAGGTATGTATAAGTTATTTTCTTGGTCAATTTAAACAAAAAAAACGGTGTCTATGTAATAAAAATTGATTATAAAATAAATTCAAGGGACAAGTTTTTATAAAATAAAATTTGACGTGGTGTGTTAATCTGAAGATGAGATATTGGTCCCCCGGTCTCGCAGAAAAACAGGGGGGTCGTGGTTTTAGCGTTTTGACTGATTTGAGTATCAAGCATGGTGTCGTCGTCTTCGGCTCTGTCAAGGCTGTCCAGTATCAGCCGACACTTCAATCCCTCCCACGCAAGCAAGGATGATGATGTTGTGGCCTCCATCAAGATTTCTTTAGAGGTCTCCGAAGCTTTGTCAAATGGGCGTGCCGTCGTTGCTCTCGAGTCCACCATCATCTCCCACGGTGCTTCTCTCTCCCTCTCTATGCTTCTCAATTATCATCTGCAACTCTGTGTTGTTCTGAATTCTGTGTTTCAGGGATGCCGTATCCCAAGAATTTGGAGACTGCAAAGGAGGTTGAGGCCGTAGTGAGGGAAAATGGGGCTGTTCCTGCCACCATTGCTATCTTGGATGGCACACCTTGCGTAGGTCTCTTGAATTCCACTCTCTTCTTCTTCTGCATTTATTATTTGTTTTAATTCAATGCACATCAGTTTTTGTTTATACTTTAGTCTTCAGATTTACAGGCATCTGTTTTTTTTTTACATATTATTACTCTTGGGGACTTAATTACATAAATTGTCATTTTATTTTTTAATTCTGAATTATTTCTCTGCGCATAGGTCTAACTATAAAAGAACTGGAGAAGCTTGCCAAACTGGGTCCAAGAGCTCAGAAGACAGCTCGAAGAGACATTGCACATGTTGTAAGTATATTATGCACTGCACTTATTGTAACAGAAGATATGCAAGGCATGCTTAGTTTATGATTACATACATATGCTACCACCATTTATATGGAGAGCAAATAGTAATCATGTTTGGCTTTTTGTTATTTTTTTCCTGTTTCCCTCAAGTTCACCTTACTGGTTATATTATAGGTTCCAAGCAGTTGCATTGCCTTGTATTTGTGTACATGTGAATGTAACTTATTATTGCTTTTATTAGAATGCTTGATCGTATAAAAAATAAACTGCATACTTGCATACTGATGGGATTCTCTAACTGTTATTATTATCTATAAACTTTGTGCTTTATTGTTATTCTTTCCTGATACAAGGTTAGTTAACTCTTTACTAGGTGGCAACCAGAGGGAACGGTGCGACTACTGTTTCTGCAACAATGATTTTTGCTCATATGGTAACTACTCTTTTGTTTGCTTTCCTTGAGGATACCGAAAACTCCCCCCCCCCCNNNNNNNNNNNNNNNNNNNNNNNNNNNNNNNNNNNNNNNNNNNNNNNNNNNNNNNNNNNNNNNNNNNNNNNNNNNNNNNNNNNNNNNNNNNNNNNNNNNNNNNNNNNNNNNNNNNNNNNNNNNNNCCCCCCCCCCACCCCCCCCACCCCCACCACACACACACACACACACACATTGCATCAGTAGAACGAAAGAATATGTGTTTTCTGTTAAACGATGAGGACGTGAAGTTGTCAAGTTATCTTTCTACTATTTTTTGTAGTTTCCTAAAGTGCATAACATTGCAGGTCGGCATCCCATTGTTTGTGACTGGGGGAATTGGAGGAGTACATCAACATGGCGAGAATAGTAAGTCAGTTCTATGTACATATTGATGTTATATATTATTAAATGGATGTCATGTTGGAAGCCTTCTTTTATGATATGCAACTACCTATGCCTCAGTTGTCTGCAAAAGAGCTATTGTCAATAATTTGTCGTCATTCTCTTTGGAAGGTTACCATACTTCATGTTTGGTTACCTTGAATTCTGGGATAATAGGAAATGGATGACAAAATAAGTTGCCGAGTTTTCATCTTCATTAATAAGTTTACATTAGGGAAATGCTGAACTTATGCTACAAACTCAAGGGTATTTGTAAAAGGGAGGCAGATCTTAGTTGTTGCATGAATTACATACTGAGGTTGTGGAGGAAAGCCTATGTAGAAGAATTTTCTTTTGAAGTTATGACAAGGCCTATGACCATTTAGATTTGAATTTCTTGAGTTTTTGTTTTGAATAAAAGGGTCTCTGGATTGTTTGGAGGAAGTAGCCAAGGGGATATTTCATACTGGCAATCATTTCAATTTAATCGAATGAGATGACAAAGGGAATATGGGGTTTATGTACTCCGGTATTGGTTGACAGTTTGAGCATGCTTAGTGAAGAGCTAAATTGCAACGTTTTTTAAGGTGACTGGTTATTGGGAGGGATGAAGCGGAGATCTCTCACTTGCTGTTTTTCAGATGATAAAGTTTGTTTCCTATCAAAGGGAGATCATATCTGAG
The window above is part of the Fragaria vesca subsp. vesca linkage group LG2, FraVesHawaii_1.0, whole genome shotgun sequence genome. Proteins encoded here:
- the LOC101309321 gene encoding protein-lysine methyltransferase METTL21A-like, with the translated sequence MGTNADQMEREGEDDDDIVCLESFFIDDNYQLTTFTFGSQVLQLLCLQSASTDFDLTGQLVWPGAMLLNDYLSKNAEILQGCSILELGSGVGITGILCSRFCRQVVLTDHNEEVLKILNKNIELHAASDNPEYCAGLAAEKLEWGNSEQISQILQKYSGGFDLILGADICFQQSSITALFDTVEKLLRVRKEGKCKFILAYVSRAKTMDSLVISEATKHKMQIIELAGTRSCVGNLEGVIYEVSL